A single Sutterella megalosphaeroides DNA region contains:
- a CDS encoding CTP synthase, producing MTKYVFVTGGVVSSLGKGIAAASLAAILESRGLKVTMIKLDPYINVDPGTMSPFQHGEVFVTEDGAETDLDLGHYERFISSKMHKPNNFTSGQIYESVLRKERRGEYLGKTVQVIPHITNEIQEFIGRGASSAWDGKPDVCVVEIGGTVGDIESLPFVEAVRQMSFRVGRNNTCFIHLTLCPWVASAGELKTKPTQHSVQKLREEGVYPDVLLCRAERMIPENERAKISLFSNVPMNCVISVADASTIYEVPLMLHAQKLDDIVCEKLGLETPPADLSAWENIVNNIKHPKREVTIGMVGKYVDYADSYKSLNEALVHAGIHTETKVRTKFIDSTKIEEEGTAVLEGLDAILVPGGFGKRGTEGMIKAIEFAREKKIPFLGICLGMQMAVIEFARHVCGLGGANSTELDPDTPHPVVALITEWKDRTGEIQKRSEGSDLGGTMRLGRQEVPVRPGTLAHRIYGDVVAERHRHRYEVNNAYVAQFEEKGMVISAKTPSEHLPEMMELPDHPFFFAVQFHPEFTSNPRFGHPLFKAYVEAAIARSEAKQAN from the coding sequence ATGACCAAGTATGTATTTGTGACGGGCGGCGTGGTTTCCTCCCTCGGTAAGGGCATTGCCGCGGCGTCCCTCGCTGCGATCCTCGAATCCCGCGGGCTCAAGGTGACGATGATCAAGCTCGATCCCTACATCAACGTGGACCCGGGTACGATGTCGCCTTTCCAGCACGGTGAAGTGTTCGTGACGGAAGACGGCGCCGAAACCGACCTCGACCTCGGGCACTACGAGCGCTTCATCTCCTCGAAGATGCACAAGCCCAACAACTTCACGTCGGGCCAGATCTACGAAAGCGTTCTTCGCAAGGAACGTCGCGGCGAATACCTCGGCAAGACCGTGCAGGTGATCCCGCACATCACGAACGAAATTCAGGAATTCATCGGCCGCGGCGCTTCCTCCGCCTGGGACGGCAAGCCCGACGTGTGCGTCGTTGAAATCGGCGGTACGGTGGGCGACATCGAATCGCTCCCCTTCGTCGAAGCCGTGCGTCAGATGTCCTTCCGCGTGGGCCGCAACAACACCTGCTTCATCCACCTCACGCTCTGCCCGTGGGTGGCCTCGGCGGGCGAATTGAAGACGAAGCCCACGCAGCACTCCGTGCAGAAGCTGCGCGAAGAAGGCGTCTATCCGGACGTGCTCCTTTGCCGTGCCGAACGCATGATCCCCGAAAACGAACGCGCGAAGATCTCGCTCTTCTCGAACGTTCCGATGAACTGCGTGATCAGCGTGGCCGACGCTTCGACGATCTACGAAGTGCCCCTGATGCTCCACGCCCAGAAGCTCGACGACATCGTCTGCGAAAAGCTCGGTCTCGAAACGCCGCCCGCCGACCTCTCGGCCTGGGAAAACATCGTCAACAACATCAAGCACCCGAAGCGCGAAGTGACGATCGGTATGGTCGGCAAGTACGTCGACTACGCCGACAGCTACAAGTCGCTCAACGAAGCGCTCGTGCACGCCGGCATCCACACGGAAACGAAGGTTCGCACCAAGTTCATCGACTCGACGAAGATCGAAGAAGAAGGTACGGCCGTGCTCGAAGGGCTTGACGCCATTCTCGTTCCGGGCGGCTTCGGCAAGCGCGGCACCGAAGGCATGATCAAGGCCATCGAGTTCGCCCGCGAAAAGAAGATCCCGTTCCTCGGCATCTGCCTCGGCATGCAGATGGCGGTGATCGAATTCGCCCGCCACGTCTGCGGTCTCGGCGGCGCCAACTCGACCGAACTCGACCCCGACACGCCGCATCCCGTCGTCGCGCTCATCACCGAGTGGAAGGACCGTACGGGCGAAATCCAGAAGCGCAGCGAAGGGTCGGACCTCGGCGGCACGATGCGTCTCGGTCGCCAGGAAGTGCCGGTTCGTCCGGGCACCCTCGCGCACCGCATCTACGGCGACGTCGTGGCCGAACGCCATCGTCACCGCTACGAAGTGAACAACGCCTACGTCGCGCAGTTCGAAGAAAAGGGCATGGTGATTTCGGCCAAGACGCCGAGCGAACACCTCCCCGAAATGATGGAGTTGCCCGATCATCCCTTCTTCTTCGCCGTGCAGTTCCATCCGGAATTCACGTCGAATCCGCGCTTCGGTCATCCGCTCTTCAAGGCGTATGTCGAAGCGGCCATCGCCCGCTCCGAAGCGAAGCAGGCGAACTGA
- the kdsA gene encoding 3-deoxy-8-phosphooctulonate synthase yields MQLCGFEAGLDRPFFLLAGPCVLEGEQMAIDIAGHLKEVTGELGIPYVFKASYDKANRTSGKSFRGPGMEEGLRILEEVRRQVGVPVITDVHTEAEVPAVAAVADILQTPAFLCRQTDFIRACAMSGKPVNIKKGQFLAPGDMKNVVEKARAAAEEAGLSTDRFLVCERGASFGYGNLVSDMRSLAIMRETGAPVVFDATHSVQLPGGNGTCSGGQRQFVPVLARAAVAVGVAGLFMETHPNPACALSDGPNAVPLDRMKDLLTSLVEIDRIVKGRPFLEDTFAL; encoded by the coding sequence ATGCAGCTGTGTGGTTTCGAAGCCGGGCTTGACCGCCCCTTCTTTCTTTTGGCGGGCCCCTGCGTGCTCGAAGGCGAACAGATGGCGATCGACATCGCCGGGCATCTCAAGGAGGTGACGGGCGAACTCGGCATCCCCTACGTTTTCAAGGCGAGCTACGACAAGGCGAACCGCACCTCCGGGAAGAGCTTCCGCGGTCCCGGCATGGAAGAGGGGCTGCGCATCCTCGAGGAAGTGCGTCGTCAGGTGGGAGTGCCCGTCATCACGGACGTGCATACCGAGGCCGAAGTTCCTGCGGTTGCGGCCGTGGCGGATATTCTGCAGACACCCGCGTTCCTCTGCCGTCAGACGGACTTCATCCGCGCCTGCGCAATGTCGGGCAAACCCGTCAACATCAAGAAGGGTCAGTTCCTCGCCCCGGGCGACATGAAGAACGTCGTTGAAAAGGCGCGTGCCGCCGCCGAAGAAGCGGGTCTTTCGACCGATCGCTTCCTCGTGTGCGAACGCGGCGCCTCCTTCGGCTACGGGAACCTCGTCTCCGACATGCGCTCGCTTGCGATCATGCGCGAAACGGGCGCCCCCGTCGTCTTCGACGCCACGCACTCCGTGCAGCTCCCCGGCGGCAACGGCACTTGCTCGGGCGGCCAGCGCCAGTTCGTGCCCGTCCTCGCGCGTGCGGCCGTTGCCGTCGGCGTTGCGGGTCTCTTCATGGAAACGCACCCGAACCCCGCCTGCGCGCTGAGCGACGGCCCGAACGCCGTTCCGCTCGACCGAATGAAGGATCTCCTCACGAGCCTCGTTGAAATCGACCGCATCGTGAAGGGCCGTCCCTTCCTCGAAGACACCTTCGCTCTCTAA
- the eno gene encoding phosphopyruvate hydratase: protein MSSIIDVIGREVLDSRGNPTVEAEVWLESGAVGRAAVPSGASTGVREAIELRDNDPKRYCGKGVLTAVSHVSGEIADALIGLEATDQAYIDRLMVKLDGTDNKSRLGANAILAVSMAVARAAAEESGQPLYRYFGGMGALQMPVPMMNVINGGAHANNNLDLQEFMIIPVGAPSLREALRYGAETFHALKKIINGRGMSTAVGDEGGFAPKCESHEEAIELILEAIRAAGYEPGKDIALALDCASSEFFVDGKYVMKKSSGAALTAEEWIEVLAGWCDKYPIISIEDGMAEGDWEGWAKLTAALGERVQLVGDDLFVTNPAILKEGIEKGVANSILIKVNQIGTLTETFEAIEMAKRAGYTAVISHRSGETEDSTIADIAVGLNAGQIKTGSMSRSDRMAKYNQLLRIEEHLAEVAVYPGRDAFYSIRR from the coding sequence ATGAGTTCCATTATTGATGTCATCGGCCGTGAAGTTCTCGACAGCCGCGGCAATCCCACCGTCGAAGCCGAAGTCTGGCTCGAAAGCGGCGCCGTCGGCCGCGCGGCCGTTCCCTCGGGCGCCTCGACGGGCGTGCGCGAAGCGATCGAACTGCGCGACAACGATCCGAAGCGCTACTGCGGCAAGGGCGTGCTCACCGCCGTGAGTCACGTTTCGGGTGAAATCGCCGACGCGCTGATCGGTCTCGAAGCCACCGACCAGGCCTACATCGATCGCCTCATGGTCAAGCTCGACGGCACGGACAACAAGAGCCGTCTCGGCGCCAACGCGATCCTCGCCGTCTCGATGGCCGTCGCCCGCGCCGCGGCCGAAGAGTCCGGCCAACCCCTCTACCGCTACTTCGGCGGCATGGGCGCTCTTCAGATGCCCGTCCCGATGATGAACGTCATCAACGGCGGCGCGCACGCGAACAACAACCTCGACCTTCAGGAATTCATGATCATTCCGGTGGGTGCTCCGTCGCTGCGCGAAGCGCTTCGCTACGGCGCCGAAACCTTCCACGCCCTGAAGAAGATCATCAACGGTCGCGGCATGTCGACCGCCGTGGGCGACGAAGGCGGTTTCGCTCCCAAGTGCGAATCGCACGAAGAAGCGATCGAACTCATCCTCGAAGCCATCCGCGCCGCGGGCTACGAACCGGGCAAGGACATCGCGCTCGCGCTCGACTGCGCTTCGTCCGAATTCTTCGTCGACGGCAAGTACGTCATGAAGAAGTCCTCGGGCGCCGCGCTCACCGCCGAAGAATGGATCGAAGTGCTCGCCGGCTGGTGCGACAAGTACCCGATCATCTCGATCGAAGACGGCATGGCCGAAGGCGACTGGGAAGGCTGGGCCAAGCTCACGGCCGCTCTCGGCGAACGCGTGCAGCTCGTCGGCGACGACCTCTTCGTCACGAACCCCGCGATCCTCAAGGAAGGCATCGAAAAGGGCGTGGCCAACTCGATCCTCATCAAGGTCAACCAGATCGGCACCCTCACGGAAACGTTCGAAGCGATCGAAATGGCCAAGCGCGCCGGCTACACGGCCGTCATCTCGCACCGCTCGGGCGAAACGGAAGACAGCACGATCGCCGACATCGCCGTCGGTCTCAACGCCGGCCAGATCAAGACGGGCTCGATGAGCCGCTCCGACCGTATGGCCAAGTACAACCAGCTCCTTCGCATCGAAGAGCACCTCGCCGAAGTGGCCGTCTATCCCGGCCGCGACGCGTTCTACTCGATCCGTCGCTGA
- a CDS encoding septum formation initiator family protein, translating to MIRIFIVLLLLGIGVTQYQLWAGRASWFRLKELEQTLVAQRAANDRLRLQNEAFAAELYSLENQRDAIEERARWDLTMVKDREVLFRLEGEEAARDRVAASMPDYQQPDIKPGSDPTFEAKKSDLYHAPKHLSAPKARDRRE from the coding sequence ATGATCCGTATCTTCATCGTCCTGCTTCTTCTCGGCATCGGCGTCACGCAGTACCAGCTTTGGGCCGGTCGCGCAAGCTGGTTCCGATTGAAGGAACTCGAGCAGACGCTCGTGGCCCAACGGGCCGCGAACGATCGGCTGCGCCTGCAAAACGAAGCGTTTGCGGCCGAACTCTACTCGCTTGAAAACCAGCGCGACGCTATCGAAGAGCGCGCACGCTGGGATTTGACCATGGTGAAGGATCGCGAAGTGCTTTTCCGCCTCGAAGGCGAAGAGGCGGCCCGGGATCGGGTCGCCGCGAGCATGCCCGACTATCAGCAGCCCGATATCAAGCCGGGGTCCGATCCCACGTTCGAAGCGAAGAAGTCGGACCTCTACCACGCGCCGAAGCACCTCTCGGCGCCGAAGGCGCGGGACCGCCGCGAGTGA
- a CDS encoding sensor histidine kinase — MFLSTLRRSLLGRTLAAVVTVSTLLMMLTAAALFWWAREDALAMQDAHLADMTAALARADVAALVPRALTMDPQQFAERIESDEPLPSRHHRMMMRGMMNRMGMHRETTPNERRTAIPAGESVLVRLITRQGQAVSTTLEHALPAGLSTLTINGEPHRVCLVFLPNGRYTALAEPMAMREATVLEQAKTAVMPLLVLLPLLLFAISAVLWRALRPLNRAAADVKGRSATDLAPLSYEGVPLEIAPFVEAVNDLLARVQAARTREIRFTADAAHELRSPLTSLTIEAEHLKRLKLSDEARPIVENLESGLARSVHQVSQLLLFARAQAGESAAVLARDAKPWYLSELVGEVVEPILPAIAEKSIGFEVEGLDADTPEAPVKGVSRAAIQAMMRNLVENAVHYTPARGAVTVRIDRSAGKLSIVVSDTGPGIPESERERVFDPFYRIAGSGLPGTGLGLAIVRTYAEMVGARIDLADARPGEVPPGLKASVLVELPRESTETP, encoded by the coding sequence ATGTTTCTCTCGACTCTGAGGCGCTCCCTTCTCGGACGGACCCTGGCCGCCGTCGTCACGGTATCGACCCTCTTGATGATGCTCACCGCGGCCGCTCTCTTTTGGTGGGCCCGCGAAGACGCGCTCGCCATGCAGGACGCGCATCTTGCGGACATGACGGCCGCGCTCGCCCGTGCGGACGTAGCGGCGCTCGTCCCCCGGGCGCTCACGATGGACCCGCAACAGTTTGCCGAGCGGATCGAATCGGACGAACCGCTCCCGAGCCGCCACCACCGCATGATGATGCGCGGGATGATGAACCGCATGGGCATGCATCGGGAAACGACCCCGAACGAGCGCCGCACGGCCATTCCCGCGGGCGAATCCGTGCTCGTTCGGCTTATTACCCGTCAGGGGCAGGCGGTGTCGACCACGTTGGAGCACGCCCTCCCCGCAGGACTTTCCACGCTCACGATCAACGGCGAGCCGCACCGCGTATGCCTCGTCTTTTTGCCCAACGGCCGCTACACGGCGCTCGCCGAACCGATGGCGATGCGCGAAGCAACGGTGCTGGAGCAGGCGAAGACCGCGGTGATGCCGCTTCTTGTTTTGCTGCCTCTCCTTCTTTTTGCGATCAGTGCCGTCCTTTGGCGGGCGCTGCGGCCTTTGAACCGCGCCGCTGCCGACGTGAAGGGGCGCTCGGCCACGGACCTCGCGCCCCTCTCCTACGAGGGCGTTCCCTTGGAAATCGCCCCCTTCGTCGAAGCCGTGAACGACCTACTCGCGCGCGTGCAGGCCGCGCGCACGCGCGAAATCCGCTTTACGGCGGATGCCGCGCACGAACTGCGATCGCCGCTTACGTCGCTCACGATCGAGGCCGAGCACCTCAAGCGTCTCAAGCTCTCCGACGAAGCGCGCCCGATCGTCGAAAACCTGGAGTCGGGCCTTGCGCGGTCGGTCCATCAGGTGTCGCAGCTCCTTCTCTTTGCGCGCGCCCAGGCGGGCGAGAGCGCCGCCGTGCTTGCGCGCGACGCCAAACCCTGGTACCTCTCGGAGCTCGTAGGCGAAGTGGTGGAGCCGATCCTCCCCGCCATCGCCGAGAAGTCGATCGGCTTCGAAGTCGAGGGGCTCGATGCCGACACGCCCGAAGCGCCCGTCAAGGGCGTCTCGCGCGCAGCGATTCAGGCGATGATGCGCAACCTCGTCGAAAACGCCGTTCACTACACGCCCGCCCGAGGGGCCGTGACGGTGAGAATCGATCGTTCGGCCGGGAAGCTTTCGATCGTTGTTTCGGATACGGGTCCGGGCATTCCCGAGAGCGAACGCGAACGCGTTTTCGACCCCTTCTACCGCATTGCGGGTTCGGGACTTCCGGGAACGGGCCTGGGGCTTGCGATCGTACGCACCTACGCCGAGATGGTGGGAGCGCGGATCGATCTCGCCGACGCCCGTCCGGGCGAGGTTCCTCCGGGGCTCAAGGCGAGCGTCCTCGTCGAACTTCCTCGCGAATCGACCGAAACCCCGTAA
- a CDS encoding response regulator transcription factor — MHILLIEDDPFIARAVTAALESEAHTVTYAPSGKDAFAALAVRLPDAVLLDLGLPGIDGIDVLKSIRAMPAPASNLPVIIVTAREALESRLEGLDAGADDYLLKPFHMSELLARLRAVVRRKGPLAGDVLRAGHIALNTVTHTCTVGSDAVTLSKREYALLAALLVRPGAILSRRALEEKLYAPGDEPESNAIEYLIHALRKKIGAESIENIRGLGWRIKADR; from the coding sequence ATGCACATTCTTCTCATCGAGGACGATCCCTTCATCGCCCGCGCCGTCACCGCCGCCCTGGAAAGCGAAGCGCACACCGTGACCTACGCCCCGTCGGGCAAAGACGCGTTTGCCGCGCTGGCGGTGCGACTTCCCGACGCCGTGCTTCTCGACCTCGGACTCCCCGGGATCGACGGCATCGACGTTCTGAAAAGCATCCGCGCCATGCCGGCACCCGCTTCGAACCTTCCCGTCATCATCGTGACGGCGCGCGAAGCGCTTGAGAGCCGCCTCGAAGGGCTCGATGCCGGGGCGGACGACTACCTGCTCAAACCTTTCCACATGTCGGAGCTCCTCGCCCGACTTCGGGCGGTCGTTCGCCGCAAAGGACCGCTTGCGGGCGACGTGCTGCGTGCGGGCCACATCGCGCTCAACACCGTTACCCACACCTGCACGGTCGGCAGCGACGCCGTCACGCTCTCGAAGCGCGAGTACGCGCTCCTTGCGGCGCTTCTCGTACGACCGGGCGCCATTTTGTCCCGCCGGGCACTCGAAGAAAAGCTCTACGCCCCGGGCGACGAACCCGAAAGTAACGCGATCGAATACCTCATTCACGCGCTGCGCAAAAAAATCGGCGCCGAATCGATCGAAAACATCCGCGGACTCGGTTGGCGTATCAAGGCCGACCGATAA